A single window of Halobacterium jilantaiense DNA harbors:
- a CDS encoding creatininase family protein, with the protein MRLADATWTDADAADTDLAVLPVGSTEQHGPHAPLGTDHFTAQAVAEAGAEAYETDADTATDDVVVAPPVTVGVSEEHRQFTGTLWVSPDTFRSTVRDVVGSLASHGWDRVVVVNGHGGNVAALGEVCATIARHDDAYAVPFTWFDAVGDHSADMGHAGPLETAFLRHTDPDLVREDRVEDAAAGASDGWGDWTSHANLAVDVVEFSENGVVGDPRDGDAERGEALLDLAADSLVALLDAVETRDTSLPPHE; encoded by the coding sequence ATGCGGCTCGCTGACGCGACGTGGACGGACGCCGACGCCGCCGACACGGACCTCGCGGTGCTTCCGGTCGGCAGCACGGAACAGCACGGGCCACACGCCCCGCTCGGAACCGACCACTTCACGGCGCAGGCCGTCGCCGAGGCGGGGGCCGAGGCCTACGAGACCGACGCCGACACGGCGACCGACGACGTCGTCGTCGCACCGCCTGTCACCGTCGGCGTCTCCGAGGAGCACCGCCAGTTCACGGGGACGCTGTGGGTGTCCCCGGACACCTTCCGGTCGACCGTCCGCGACGTCGTCGGCAGTCTCGCGAGCCACGGCTGGGACCGCGTCGTCGTCGTGAACGGCCACGGCGGGAACGTCGCCGCGCTCGGCGAGGTGTGTGCGACCATCGCACGACACGACGACGCCTACGCCGTCCCGTTCACGTGGTTCGACGCGGTCGGCGACCACAGCGCCGACATGGGCCATGCCGGCCCGCTGGAGACCGCGTTCCTCCGGCACACCGACCCGGACCTCGTCCGGGAGGACCGCGTCGAAGACGCCGCTGCGGGCGCGAGCGACGGCTGGGGCGACTGGACGTCGCACGCGAATCTCGCGGTCGACGTCGTGGAGTTCAGTGAGAACGGTGTCGTCGGCGACCCGCGCGACGGCGACGCGGAGCGCGGCGAGGCACTCCTCGACCTCGCCGCGGACTCGCTGGTCGCGCTGCTGGACGCCGTCGAGACGCGCGACACGAGCCTGCCACCCCACGAGTAG
- the otsB gene encoding trehalose-phosphatase, which produces MNEHDDESDGIRVPEALDGRELLVASNREPYTHSYDDDGDVTVSRPAGGLTAALDPIMQVLSGTWVAWGSGDADFDVADDEGRVGVPPDDPAYTVRRLHLTDRQLSGYYYGFSNQVLWPLCHGMPTRATFDDEFWDFYTEVNETFADALVDSAETDDPVVWFQDYHLAHAPRHVREELPDAFLTQFWHVPWPSWGTFRSCPQHRELLTGLLANDVLGFHDETYCQSFFECVEAAFDDVRVDRDAGEVAYGGHTTRVQSQPLGIDADAHAGLAATEAAESFWASFGERTDLGDQVAVGVDRLDYTKGILQRLDALEYLWAHSPERRGTLTYVQKGSESRSRIDEYRELQADVERRVEEINDRFGTDDWTPVVYDASYYAREELAALYRHADVALVSPLRDGMNLVAKEYVAAQLGDDGVLVLSEFAGAVESLGEEALVVNPNDTAAFATAIEAALSMPERTRRRRMRALRRQVHGEDTDAWIDRQFEGVRDDRSSEDGDGKAPRWQSTPVSVWGRKQWLRERLQAADGLFVMTDFDGTVADIVDDPEDAAMRERAREALEGVTAHPRGKVAVVSGRAVEDVRERAGVDGAYYAGNHGLELDDGDEVSVHSGARGARQCLPEVCEAVEQAFAHDDVVVEDKGVTATVHYRQADVDGDRARAVVESIVTDHDPERALRLTAGKQIVELRPDVDWGKGACVDLLREQYTPDDESWLTVYVGDDTTDEAAFEALDGDGVAVAVGSDTDATAAPCVVSDPREVTDLLGWLAGEGLTNLEAPRCEDTVVELN; this is translated from the coding sequence GTGAACGAACACGACGACGAGAGCGACGGAATACGAGTCCCGGAGGCGCTCGACGGCCGCGAACTGCTCGTCGCGTCGAACCGCGAACCGTACACGCACAGCTACGACGACGACGGAGACGTGACCGTTTCCCGGCCCGCCGGCGGTCTCACCGCCGCGCTCGACCCGATTATGCAGGTGCTCTCGGGGACGTGGGTAGCGTGGGGCAGCGGGGACGCCGACTTCGACGTCGCAGACGACGAGGGGCGCGTCGGAGTGCCGCCCGACGACCCCGCGTACACGGTGCGGCGGCTCCACCTCACCGACCGCCAGCTCTCGGGGTACTACTACGGCTTCAGCAACCAGGTGCTGTGGCCGCTGTGCCACGGCATGCCGACGCGAGCGACCTTCGACGACGAGTTCTGGGACTTCTACACCGAGGTCAACGAGACGTTCGCCGACGCGCTCGTCGACTCCGCCGAGACCGACGACCCCGTGGTCTGGTTCCAGGATTACCATCTGGCGCACGCGCCGCGGCACGTCCGCGAGGAGCTACCGGACGCGTTCCTGACGCAGTTCTGGCACGTGCCGTGGCCGTCCTGGGGGACGTTCCGGTCGTGCCCCCAGCACCGCGAGCTACTCACGGGACTGCTCGCGAACGACGTCCTGGGGTTCCACGACGAGACGTACTGCCAGTCGTTCTTCGAGTGCGTCGAAGCGGCGTTCGACGACGTGCGCGTCGACAGGGACGCCGGCGAAGTGGCGTACGGCGGGCACACGACGCGCGTGCAGAGCCAGCCGCTGGGCATCGACGCGGACGCTCACGCCGGCCTCGCAGCGACCGAGGCGGCGGAGTCGTTCTGGGCGTCGTTCGGCGAGCGCACCGACCTCGGCGACCAGGTCGCGGTCGGCGTCGACCGCCTCGACTACACGAAAGGCATCCTCCAGCGTCTGGACGCTCTGGAGTACCTCTGGGCGCACAGCCCCGAGCGCCGGGGGACGCTGACGTACGTCCAGAAGGGCAGCGAGTCCCGCTCGCGCATCGACGAGTACCGTGAACTCCAGGCGGACGTGGAGCGGCGCGTCGAGGAGATCAACGACCGGTTCGGCACCGACGACTGGACGCCCGTCGTGTACGACGCCAGCTACTACGCCCGCGAGGAGCTGGCGGCGCTCTACCGGCACGCGGACGTGGCGCTCGTCAGCCCGCTCCGGGACGGCATGAACCTCGTCGCGAAGGAGTACGTCGCCGCCCAGCTGGGCGACGACGGCGTCCTCGTGCTCTCGGAGTTCGCGGGGGCCGTGGAGTCGCTCGGCGAGGAGGCGCTGGTCGTGAACCCGAACGACACGGCGGCGTTCGCGACGGCCATCGAGGCGGCGCTGTCGATGCCCGAGCGCACGCGCCGCCGCCGGATGCGGGCGCTCCGGCGGCAGGTCCACGGCGAGGACACGGACGCCTGGATCGACCGGCAGTTCGAGGGCGTCAGAGACGACCGGAGCAGCGAGGACGGTGACGGGAAAGCGCCGCGCTGGCAGTCCACGCCGGTCTCCGTCTGGGGCCGCAAGCAGTGGCTCCGCGAGCGATTGCAGGCCGCCGACGGCCTGTTCGTGATGACGGACTTCGACGGCACGGTCGCGGACATCGTCGACGACCCGGAGGACGCCGCGATGCGGGAGCGCGCCCGGGAAGCCCTCGAAGGCGTCACCGCCCACCCGCGAGGGAAGGTCGCGGTCGTGAGCGGCCGCGCCGTCGAGGACGTCCGGGAGCGCGCCGGTGTCGACGGTGCGTACTACGCCGGCAACCACGGCCTCGAACTGGACGACGGCGACGAGGTGTCCGTTCACTCGGGTGCCCGCGGGGCCCGGCAGTGTCTGCCCGAGGTCTGCGAGGCCGTCGAGCAGGCGTTCGCGCACGACGACGTCGTCGTCGAGGACAAGGGCGTCACCGCGACGGTCCACTACCGGCAGGCGGACGTGGACGGCGACCGCGCACGGGCCGTCGTGGAGTCCATCGTCACCGACCACGACCCCGAGCGCGCGCTCCGGCTGACGGCGGGCAAGCAGATCGTGGAGCTCCGGCCGGACGTCGACTGGGGGAAGGGGGCCTGTGTCGACCTGCTGCGGGAGCAGTACACGCCAGACGACGAGTCGTGGCTGACCGTCTACGTCGGCGACGACACCACCGACGAGGCCGCGTTCGAGGCGCTCGACGGGGACGGCGTGGCGGTGGCCGTCGGGTCGGACACGGACGCCACCGCGGCACCCTGCGTCGTCAGCGACCCGAGAGAGGTCACCGACCTGCTCGGCTGGCTCGCCGGCGAGGGGCTCACGAATCTGGAAGCGCCCCGCTGCGAGGACACCGTCGTCGAACTGAACTGA